A window of Apium graveolens cultivar Ventura chromosome 8, ASM990537v1, whole genome shotgun sequence contains these coding sequences:
- the LOC141680884 gene encoding uncharacterized protein LOC141680884: MGDTIFTWYSKKQPIVSLSTCEAEYVAASYCVCHAIWLRRLLSELRIPQQASTEIRVDNKSAIELAKNPIADVLTKPLSKNFLDTYKRFFWNKNVDSKAVHHLPLSGEEVDIKKPNEKDSFDVDHAVCTKPKPNTKEEKKVIPPREQRLEWYISTYKNKDKLLADDEEDIEPDGTHSMTFRDLASFQLDLFESDGFDVQEDHKKVNDAGLIRTYYYPEKGISPSARYVPPIMECARQAIEKYNADNGTHFDHENVIRTNVELASPYRFYITFDAVDGTRGTKENFQAIVNFHFPTTDRTVKMVRLSQPPRYFLLEDIPKVLDSPPLNITMESSSVLRRTNMSTILGG, from the exons ATGGGAGACACAATTTTTACTTGGTATTCTAAGAAGCAACCTATAGTTTCATTGTCAACTTGTGAGGCAGAATATGTGGCAGCATCCTATTGTGTTTGTCATGCTATATGGTTAAGAAGGTTGCTTAGTGAATTAAGAATCCCACAGCAAGCATCAACTGAAATTCGAGTTGACAACAAATCTGCAATTGAGCTTGCTAAAAACCCA ATAGCAGATGTGCTCACCAAACCACTGTCCAAAAATTTTCTTGATACTTACAAAAG GTTTTTTTGGAACAAAAACGTTGACAGCAAGGCGGTTCATCATCTTCCTCTTTCAGGAGAGGAGGTAGATATTAAGAAACCGAACGAGAAAGATTCTTTTGACGTCGATCATGCTGTATGTACGAAACCGAAACCGAACACGAAGGAGGAGAAAAAGGTGATACCTCCAAGAGAACAACGACTGGAGTGGTATATCAGCACTTATAAGAATAAAGACAAGCTTTTAGCGGATGATGAAGAAGATATCGAACCTGATGGAACTCATTCTATGACCTTTCGAGATTTAGCTAGTTTTCAACTTGATCTCTTCGAGTCCGAT GGATTTGATGTTCAGGAGGATCATAAGAAAGTGAACGATGCTGGTTTGATACGTACTTATTACTACCCGGAAAAAGGTATATCTCCAAGTGCAAGATACGTGCCTCCGATCATGGAGTGTGCACGTCAAGCAATTGAGAAGTATAATGCAGATAAT GGTACTCACTTTGATCATGAGAATGTGATCAGGACAAACGTGGAGCTTGCTTCTCCCTATAGGTTCTATATCACATTTGACGCTGTTGATGGAACTCGAGGCACTAAGGAAAACTTTCAAGCTATAGTTAATTTCCATTTCCCTACTACTGATAGGACGGTTAAGATGGTTCGACTCAGCCAGCCTCCTCGGTATTTTTTACTTGAAGATATACCTAAG GTTCTGGATTCCCCCCCACTGAACATT ACCATGGAATCTAGTTCAGTTCTGCGTCGTACAAATATGTCAACCATTTTGGGAGGATAA